The Microlunatus antarcticus genome window below encodes:
- the pgsA gene encoding CDP-diacylglycerol--glycerol-3-phosphate 3-phosphatidyltransferase has product MSGDTSTGTTPRQVSAWNVPNALTVLRLVMVPVFAWALLAHPDSVGWRVVSTAIFVVAIFTDFVDGKVARKYGLVTSFGKLADPIADKALTGMAFIGLSVLGELPWWITIVILVREWGITVLRFVVIRYGVIAADRGGKAKTVLQAVALTLFLLPFQMVDGLHWVHTVGWVVMIAAFVLTVLTGANYVRSAVRLRRSSASA; this is encoded by the coding sequence GTGAGCGGGGACACCAGCACCGGGACCACCCCGCGTCAGGTCAGCGCCTGGAACGTCCCCAACGCGCTGACCGTCCTCCGGCTCGTCATGGTGCCCGTCTTCGCGTGGGCGCTGCTGGCGCACCCCGACTCGGTCGGCTGGCGGGTCGTCTCCACCGCGATCTTCGTCGTCGCGATCTTCACCGACTTCGTGGACGGCAAGGTCGCCCGCAAGTACGGCCTCGTCACCAGCTTCGGCAAGCTCGCTGACCCCATCGCCGACAAGGCGCTGACCGGGATGGCCTTCATCGGGCTGTCGGTCCTCGGCGAGCTGCCGTGGTGGATCACCATCGTGATCCTCGTGCGCGAGTGGGGCATCACGGTGCTCCGCTTCGTCGTGATCCGCTACGGCGTCATCGCGGCTGACCGGGGCGGCAAGGCGAAGACCGTCCTGCAGGCGGTCGCGCTGACCCTGTTCCTGCTGCCGTTCCAGATGGTCGACGGGCTGCACTGGGTGCACACCGTCGGCTGGGTGGTGATGATCGCGGCGTTCGTGCTCACCGTCCTCACCGGCGCCAACTACGTCCGTTCGGCCGTACGCCTGCGCCGCAGCTCGGCCTCGGCGTGA
- a CDS encoding CinA family protein: MTGVGAAADVLAALRRRGLTLATAESLTGGLVGAALTAVAGSSDVYRGGIVCYATDLKASLVGVPADLLAEHGPVAPETAAALAAGAARVCCADVGIATTGVAGPSPQDGHPVGEVYVGVAVPGAAPQVRPLRLAGDRDEIRRQTVDAVLTLLHEALDALAVPLS, translated from the coding sequence GTGACCGGGGTCGGGGCGGCCGCCGACGTCCTCGCCGCCCTCCGCCGGCGCGGGCTCACGCTGGCCACCGCCGAGTCGCTGACCGGCGGGCTCGTCGGTGCGGCCCTGACGGCCGTCGCCGGCTCCTCGGACGTCTACCGCGGCGGCATCGTCTGCTACGCCACCGACCTCAAGGCGAGCCTCGTCGGCGTCCCCGCCGACCTGCTGGCCGAGCACGGTCCGGTGGCGCCGGAGACCGCGGCTGCACTGGCCGCCGGTGCCGCGCGCGTGTGCTGCGCGGACGTCGGGATCGCGACGACCGGGGTGGCCGGTCCGTCGCCCCAGGACGGGCACCCGGTGGGCGAGGTGTACGTCGGCGTGGCCGTCCCCGGGGCGGCCCCGCAGGTGCGTCCGCTGCGGCTGGCCGGGGACCGCGACGAGATCCGCCGCCAGACCGTGGACGCGGTCCTCACGCTGCTGCACGAGGCGCTCGACGCGCTAGCGGTGCCCCTGTCCTGA
- a CDS encoding helix-turn-helix domain-containing protein → MSSLTPVKQVLVRELIGESLREARTDQGRTLREVSKAARVSLGYLSEVERGQKEASSELLASICGALDLPLSVVLNVTSEKMAAVERVDNRVTPLPHVRAMAQAA, encoded by the coding sequence ATGTCGTCTCTGACTCCGGTCAAGCAGGTGCTGGTCCGTGAGCTGATCGGGGAGTCGTTGCGCGAGGCGCGTACCGACCAGGGACGCACGCTGCGCGAGGTGTCGAAGGCCGCCCGGGTCAGCCTCGGCTACCTCTCCGAGGTCGAGCGTGGCCAGAAAGAGGCGTCGAGCGAGCTGCTCGCCTCGATCTGCGGAGCCCTGGACCTGCCGCTCTCGGTGGTCCTGAACGTCACCAGCGAGAAGATGGCCGCCGTCGAGCGCGTCGACAACCGCGTCACCCCGCTGCCGCACGTCCGCGCGATGGCCCAGGCCGCCTGA